From a single Brassica napus cultivar Da-Ae chromosome C9, Da-Ae, whole genome shotgun sequence genomic region:
- the LOC106401952 gene encoding CLAVATA3/ESR (CLE)-related protein 25 produces the protein MGGNGIRALVRSVVSLVIIVFLLVSILANSAPSVPSTENVKPLRFSGKDANLFHVSKRKVPNGPDPIHNRKAKTSRRPTRV, from the exons ATGGGTGGAAATGGCATTAGAGCTTTGGTTAGATCTGTTGTGTCTCTAGTTATCATTGTGTTTCTTCTTGTCAGTATCTTAGCAAACTCTGCACCAAGTGTTCCATCAACAGAAAACGTCAAGCCTTTGCGGTTTAGTGGTAAGGATGCGAATCTGTTTCATGTGAGCAAGCGAAAAGTTCCAAATGGACCTGATCCTATCCACAACAG GAAAGCAAAAACTTCGAGACGGCCAACACGAGTATGA